AGGTTGGGTCATAGCCGCGAAGCCGGCCCCGTTCAGCCTGTATGCCTTTTGGGTCAGTGCCGTCGCGGCCGGATCCGCCGCCTTTGTCACCAGGACAGGCAGCATGACGACGCCCGACTGCATCCCGCGCCACTGTCCTTTGCGCTCCAGTCCGAGATTCACCACGTCGTCGACGAAGGTTCGCAGGGTTTCCTCGTCAACCCGTTTCATCTCTGCGGCGACCGTAAAGAGGTGAATCCTGGTCAGCGCCCGAATCTGCGGCCGATAGCCGACGACGACAGGTACGGCGCCGATGCGCTCACCCGTCACTGCACATCTGTCGGCCACCAGCCGTTGCCGAACCATTTCTACGTAATCATTTGGCGATACCATCTCAAGTCGTCCCCTTAACTCCGCGCCATCGATCGAGCATAGAAAAGTAGAATGGCGCCCCTACAATAGCCTTTAATAGGTATATGGCGACCATAGCCAAAAGGACTACCGCCAGGGCCCTCCCGAGAAGCCAGAGAACCCCGTAGAGAAACGACCAGATCTCAGCCACTGGCCTGCCATAGCTACAGTTACCCAGCTCTCGCTCTCCGCATGCCTCACGCAGAGTAATGACGGTTCCCACATCCTGCGGACCAGCGATAGAACGGTCGACAGACGCTTGAATCTGCGCACCGTCCCGCTGAACTGACACTTGACAGACCCACCAGTAACCTATTCCATGATGGCTCACCGGCCCTACCCGACTACACTCCTGGATCACCGCCTGAACCGACCGTTCCGTCGGACCGAGCGGACGGACGGAACCGCTGCCAGGATACAAGCTGTTGACCGTCAAGTACACAAGCGCCAGCACGTACGCCACACCAAGGGTGACCGCCATGAAGAACAATTGCTGGAGCCGATAGAGGATCGGTCCGTATCGCTGCCAGTTCCGGAGCTCGCTCTCCCGAAACTTTCCTTCCCCCCTCGCCCGGTCCGGGTTGCCGGCCATCAAAACCCGCCGCCTAACGCGCCGCCGATAAATGCCGGCACCACAGTACGCGGGCTGAGGGAATACTGTCGTAGATCATCTCTCGTCGCCGGCATAACCGCCCCGACCGTTCCTGCCGCCAAACCATCTGGCGAACGGGCACCGTTGAGAACCATACGGCCGGTGTCGAAAGCAACCGAGGCGTGCCCCCTGAAGCCTCCGCCAGCCTTGACCACGTCCGCCGCCCATTGTTCCCGGCTACCCCTAATGAATGCACCAAGGTTCTGGCCGGACGATCCCCCGAGCAAACGGCTAACCGTTCTCGGCGCGCCTTGTCGCACGGCCGTCACGGTACCACGCCCGAGTGCGACTACCGAGGAGCCGGCGCCGGGCAGGATCTTGCTAACGCCAGACGTTGCGAATCCCTTAATAGCACCACCAGCAGCGGCACCAATGCCACCGCCCAGCAGTCCCAAACCCGCACCAACAACGCCATCGAGAGCAAGGCTGCCCATCGAACACCGACTCTCGTCACCACCGGAGCACTTCAGCGCGCCGCTGACGAGCCCGGTCACCGCGCCGCCGAGGGCCCCGCACAGGAGAGCACCACTACCACCCGTGACCGCCGTGCACGTTAGACCCACAGCGACACCGGCGACGACGCTGACCACGTCCGCGTTCTCTTCAGCCGGGAGTGTCAAGTTAACGGCTGATCTTGGTTGTTGAGGTGGTCAGTTGTTGGCCGGGGTGAGCCGGCCTTCGAAGGCGATCTGGAAGGCGTTCAGTGGTGCTTTCCAGCGTATGGTCCAGCGTCGGCGGCCGGCTCCGGTCGGGTCGAGGCTCATCAAGGCCATGTAGACGCACTTGAGTGCGGCCTGCTCGTTCGGGAAGTGGCCACGAGCTCGCACGGCCCTGCGGATACGGGCGTTGACGGACTCGATCGCGTTCGTGGAGCAGATGACCTTGCGGATCTCCACGTCGAAGGCGAGGAACGGCACGAACTCCGCCCACGCGTTCTCCCACAGCTTCACGATCGCCGGATACTTACGGCCCCACGCCTCGGCGAACTCGAGGAACCGCTCGGTGGCGGCGTCCTCGGTCGCCGCGGTGTAGACCGGCCGCAGCGCTTTGGCGATCTTGTCCCAGTCCTGCCGGGCGGCGTAGCGGAACGAGTTGCGCAGCAGGTGCACCACACACGTCTGCACGATCGTGCGCGGCCACACCGTCTCCACCGTCTCCGGCAGTCCCTTGAGCCCGTCACAGACCAGCATCAGCACGTCGGCCACGCCGCGGTTCTTCAACTCGGTGAGCACGTGCAGCCAGTACTTGGCGCCCTCGCCGCCGTCACCGGCCCAGATACCGAGGATGTCGCGGTGGCCGTCGACGGTGACCGCCATCGCGAGGTAGATCGGCCGGTTCGCGACCTGACCGTCCCTGATCTTGACGTTGATGGCGTCGATGAACACGACCGGGTAGACCCGGTCCAGGGGCCGGTTCTGCCACTCGGCCATGCCGTCCATGACCTTGTCGGTGATCGTGGAGATGGTCTGCTTCGACACCTCAGCGCCGTAGACCTCAGCCAGGTGCGCGGCGATCTCGCCGTGGGTCAGGCCCTTGGCCGACAGCGACAGGACCATGTCGTCGACGCCGGTCAGACGCCGCTGCCGCTTACGCACGATCTGCGGCTCGAACGTCCCGGCGGCGTCGCGTGGGACCCGCACCTCGACCGGCCCGACGTCGGTGAGCACCGTCTTGGTCCGGCTGCCGTTACGGGTGTTCCCGCTACCCCGACCCGCCGGGTCGTGCTTGTCGTAGCCGACGTGGTCGGTGATCTCCCCATCCAACGCCGACTCGAGGACCCGCTTCGTCAGCTGCTGCAGCAGCCCACC
The sequence above is a segment of the Micromonospora sp. WMMA1363 genome. Coding sequences within it:
- a CDS encoding IS256 family transposase; this encodes MLVDRARGDGLKLTGEGGLLQQLTKRVLESALDGEITDHVGYDKHDPAGRGSGNTRNGSRTKTVLTDVGPVEVRVPRDAAGTFEPQIVRKRQRRLTGVDDMVLSLSAKGLTHGEIAAHLAEVYGAEVSKQTISTITDKVMDGMAEWQNRPLDRVYPVVFIDAINVKIRDGQVANRPIYLAMAVTVDGHRDILGIWAGDGGEGAKYWLHVLTELKNRGVADVLMLVCDGLKGLPETVETVWPRTIVQTCVVHLLRNSFRYAARQDWDKIAKALRPVYTAATEDAATERFLEFAEAWGRKYPAIVKLWENAWAEFVPFLAFDVEIRKVICSTNAIESVNARIRRAVRARGHFPNEQAALKCVYMALMSLDPTGAGRRRWTIRWKAPLNAFQIAFEGRLTPANN
- a CDS encoding DUF6346 domain-containing protein; the encoded protein is MAGNPDRARGEGKFRESELRNWQRYGPILYRLQQLFFMAVTLGVAYVLALVYLTVNSLYPGSGSVRPLGPTERSVQAVIQECSRVGPVSHHGIGYWWVCQVSVQRDGAQIQASVDRSIAGPQDVGTVITLREACGERELGNCSYGRPVAEIWSFLYGVLWLLGRALAVVLLAMVAIYLLKAIVGAPFYFSMLDRWRGVKGTT